One region of Miscanthus floridulus cultivar M001 chromosome 19, ASM1932011v1, whole genome shotgun sequence genomic DNA includes:
- the LOC136525582 gene encoding uncharacterized protein produces MARRGENPLLVVLVLLVLSCLLVYPPSPPPPHHPYSSVSMSRSLRLGSQQQDPTALKLTSSQEMEIVTAINMGKPVARMDLEVNDYPPPDHSHHHAGPGGH; encoded by the exons ATGGCGCGCCGCGGCGAGAACCCGCTCCTCGTGGTCCTTGTGCTCCTTGTGCTGTCCTGCCTCCTCGTCTACCCACCCTCCCCCCCTCCCCCCCACCACCCGTACTCCTCCGTTTCCATGTCAA GAAGCCTGCGCCTGGGGAGCCAGCAGCAGGACCCGACGGCTCTGAAGCTCACTTCTTCTCAG GAGATGGAGATTGTGACTGCGATAAATATGGGCAAGCCGGTGGCGAGGATGGACCTTGAGGTAAACGACTACCCACCGCCCGACCATAGTCACCACCATGCTGGCCCGGGCGGCCACTGA